The following proteins are encoded in a genomic region of Drosophila miranda strain MSH22 chromosome 4, D.miranda_PacBio2.1, whole genome shotgun sequence:
- the LOC108161366 gene encoding uncharacterized protein LOC108161366, translated as MGSCLGSCVTAAAATTSSSTSTASSSSSTASSSSCATAAAAANSWLWRRRRPRARVATDQEAEQEPETELISSGGGSQQRRGLVYRILKFKRKQQCPQFLEKYWEQQPSYAKLQNDSAISDIQLQNLDVFKLLNAQATPSKETEMLGSYQRMASSRASSSLDLEWEHEYSQLRNYQQEQKEQKEQPAAENTPPMAAKQPRYASLDQLATAASMAAASHGRYGAAARNPRLGSHHRHGGSFTRTSCCSSTQNSWSHISTPESLEWDVDEEREQQLQLRQEDDNLDDETLKLLHQIEQLKHHVLQETGDGLSMEAAVAVGEVTEGLQFRASHFGGGSELEASIS; from the exons ATGGGTTCATGTCTTGGCAGCTGCGTCacagccgccgctgccaccaccAGCTCCAGCACATCCACAGCATCGTCTTCCTCCTCCACGGCCTCGTCGTCCTCGTGTGCGACGGCTGCGGCAGCTGCCAACAGCTGGCTTTG GCGTCGCCGCAGGCCCAGGGCTAGGGTCGCCACCGACCAGGAGGCCGAGCAGGAGCCTGAAACAGAGCTCATATCGAGTGGAGGGGGAAGCCAGCAGCGACGCGGCCTTGTCTATCGAATTCTGAAGTTCAAGAGGAAGCAGCAGTGCCCCCAGTTCCTGGAAAAATACTGGGAGCAACAGCCGAGCTATGCGAAGCTACAGAATGACAG TGCGATATCCGATATACAGCTGCAGAATCTGGACGTTTTCAAGCTACTCAACGCGCAGGCAACGCCCAGCAAGGAGACCGAGATGCTTGGTAGCTATCAGCGGATGGCCAGCTCAAGGGCCAGCTCCTCGCTAGATCTGGAGTGGGAGCACGAGTACTCGCAGCTGCGGAACTATcagcaggagcagaaggagCAAAAGGAGCAGCCTGCGGCAGAGAACACCCCACCTATGGCAGCAAAGCAGCCGCGTTACGCTTCCCTGGACCAACTTGCGACGGCTGCCTCGATGGCTGCAGCCAGCCATGGGCGCTATGGCGCAGCTGCTCGAAATCCCCGTTTGGGGAGCCATCATCGGCATGGCGGCTCCTTCACGCGCACCTCCTGCTGTTCCTCCACACAGAACTCGTGGTCGCACATCTCCACGCCGGAGTCCCTCGAGTGGGACGTCGACGAGGAGCGGGaacagcagctgcagctgcgccAAGAAGACGACAATCTGGACGATGAGACGCTCAAATTGCTGCACCAAATCGAGCAACTGAAGCATCATGTGCTCCAGGAAACGGGAGATGGCCTGAGCATGGAAGCTGCTGTGGCCGTTGGGGAGGTAACGGAGGGTCTACAGTTTAGGGCCtcgcattttggaggcggctcCGAGCTGGAGGCATCCATAAGTTGA